The region CGGTCACGCCCAGTTTGTCGATCGCTTGGGTGACACCTACCGCTGGAAGGGCGAGAACGTCTCGACCACGGAAGTGGAGAACATGCTGCTGCAACACCCGAACATTGCCGAGGCGGTGGCCTATGGCGTGGAGGTCCGCAATACCAACGGCCGAGCCGGGATGGCGGCGATTACCCCGGCCGAGTCCCTGGCAACCCTGGACTTCGCTGAGTTGCTGGCCTTCGCGCGTCAGCAGATGCCCGCGTATGCGGTGCCTCTATTTCTGCGGGTGAAGGTGAAGATGGAGACCACCGGGACCTTCAAATACCAGAAGACCCGACTCAAGGACGAAGCCTTCGACCCCGGTAAAACCGGCGATGACCCGATCTACGCCTGGCTGCCGGGCACCCAGACGTACGTGCAAGTCACCGAGCAGGTGCTGGCGGATATTCACGCGGGCAAGTACCGCTATTGAATCTGGCTATGGCCGTTCATGAGAAAAAAGGAGTGACAGGCGCCGGAGCGCTCGGGAAACTGTCGGCTTTGCGAATAACCGATGATGGAGTCCCTAATGTCTGACCAAAGCCGCCAGATGACACCCGAAGAAGCTGCTGAATTTGCCGAACAGGTGTTCAACAAAGCGCGCGAGGGCGATGCGGCCATGATGGCGGCGCTGCTGACCAAAGGCCTGCCGCCGAACCTGCGCAACCACAAGGGCGACACCTTGCTGATGCTCGCCGCGTACCACGGTCACGTGGAAACGGTGAAAGTGCTGCTGGAACACAAGGCCGACCCGGAAATTCGCAACGACAACGGCCAGAGCCCGATTGCCGGCGCCGCCTTCAAGGGCGACCTGGCAGTGGTCACGGCGTTGGTCGAAGGCGGGGCGCAGGTGGAAGGTTCGTCGTTCGACGGCCGCACGGCGCTGATGATGGCGGCGATGTTCAACCGCGTTGAAATCGTCGACTACCTGATCAGCAAAGGCGCCGACCCCAAAGCCAAGGACGCCAACGGCGTGTCTGCGCTGGATGCGGCCAAGACCATGGGCGCGGCGGATACCCTGGCGCAACTCGAAAAACTGCTCGGCTGATCCGACGCGTTCTCTGTGACAACGGGGTTTTTGTGGCGAGGGGGCTTGCCCCGTTCGGCTGCGCAGCAGTCGTAAACCCGGCGAATGCGGTTTCCCTGACGAATCGCGTCGCCTGATTTGAGGGCCGCTACGCGCCCCAACGGGAGCAAGCTCCCTCGCCACAGGTTTTGTGTCAGGCTTCACTGAGGCATCTAGGTCTTGGACCACAGGTCCGCATTTCATTCTGAATGCGCTATCCTTCGCGCCCTAAAATTTCCCTCGCTACAGGATCCATCCCATGAAAACCGCACTCGTCGAACTCATCAGCAAAATCAGCTCCGGGTGCATGGGCGATGA is a window of Pseudomonas sp. 10S4 DNA encoding:
- a CDS encoding ankyrin repeat domain-containing protein, whose product is MSDQSRQMTPEEAAEFAEQVFNKAREGDAAMMAALLTKGLPPNLRNHKGDTLLMLAAYHGHVETVKVLLEHKADPEIRNDNGQSPIAGAAFKGDLAVVTALVEGGAQVEGSSFDGRTALMMAAMFNRVEIVDYLISKGADPKAKDANGVSALDAAKTMGAADTLAQLEKLLG